A window of the Kosakonia sp. BYX6 genome harbors these coding sequences:
- the argC gene encoding N-acetyl-gamma-glutamyl-phosphate reductase — protein sequence MLNTLIVGASGYAGAELVTYVNRHPHMNITALTVSAQSNDAGKCISDLHPQLKGIVDLPLQPMSDIGAFLDGVDVVFLATAHEVSHDLAPTCLAAGCVVFDLSGAFRVNDSAFYETFYGFTHQHADLLEKAVYGLAEWNHDKLKDAQLIAVPGCYPTAAQLSLKPLIDAGLLDLNQWPVINATSGVSGAGRKAALSNSFCEVSLQPYGIFNHRHHPEIATHLGTDVIFTPHLASFPRGILETITCRLKPGVTHDQVADAFKQAYDSKPLVRLYDKGVPALKNVVGLPFCDIGFAVQGEHLIVVAAEDNLLKGAAAQAIQCANIRFGYAETQSLI from the coding sequence ATGTTGAACACATTAATTGTGGGCGCCAGCGGTTATGCTGGCGCAGAGCTAGTGACCTATGTAAATCGCCATCCTCATATGAACATAACCGCTTTGACGGTTTCTGCGCAAAGTAATGATGCAGGAAAATGTATCTCTGATTTACATCCGCAGTTGAAAGGCATTGTCGATCTCCCGCTGCAACCGATGTCCGACATTGGCGCGTTCCTTGATGGCGTAGACGTTGTTTTCCTCGCCACCGCCCATGAAGTGAGTCATGACCTGGCGCCCACCTGCCTGGCGGCAGGCTGTGTGGTGTTCGATCTTTCTGGCGCATTCCGCGTTAACGATTCCGCGTTTTATGAAACATTTTATGGTTTTACGCATCAGCACGCCGATCTGCTTGAGAAAGCGGTGTACGGCCTGGCCGAGTGGAACCACGACAAATTGAAAGACGCGCAGCTGATTGCGGTGCCGGGTTGCTACCCGACGGCGGCACAGCTGTCGTTAAAACCGCTGATCGACGCCGGGCTGTTGGATCTCAACCAGTGGCCGGTGATCAACGCGACCAGCGGCGTGAGCGGTGCCGGGCGTAAAGCGGCGCTTTCCAATAGTTTCTGCGAAGTGAGCCTGCAACCTTACGGCATCTTCAACCATCGTCACCACCCGGAGATCGCCACGCATCTCGGCACGGATGTGATTTTTACCCCGCATCTGGCAAGTTTCCCGCGTGGAATTTTGGAAACCATTACTTGCCGTTTGAAACCGGGTGTAACTCATGATCAGGTTGCGGACGCGTTCAAACAGGCTTATGACAGCAAACCATTGGTACGCTTATATGACAAAGGCGTTCCGGCGCTGAAAAACGTGGTCGGTCTGCCGTTCTGCGATATCGGCTTTGCCGTGCAGGGGGAGCATCTGATTGTTGTCGCTGCCGAAGACAACCTGCTGAAAGGCGCGGCGGCGCAGGCCATACAGTGTGCGAACATTCGTTTCGGCTATGCTGAAACCCAGTCACTTATTTAA
- the argE gene encoding acetylornithine deacetylase, which yields MKMNLPPFIEIYRALIATPSISATEEALDQSNASLINLLAGWFGDLGFNVEVQPVPGTRNKFNMLASAGTGAGGLLLTGHTDTVPYDDGRWTRDPFTLTEHDNKLYGLGTADMKGFFAFILDALRDVDVTKLSKPLYILATADEETSMAGARYFSENTQLRPDCAIIGEPTSLQPVRAHKGHISNAIRILGQSGHSSDPARGVNAIELMHDAIGHILQLRDSLKERYHYDAFTVPYPTLNLGHIHGGDAANRICACCELHMDIRPLPGMTLNDLNGLLNDALEPVSSRWPGRLTISELHPPIPGYECPPDHQLVAVVEKLLGVETDVVNYCTEAPFIQTLCPTLVLGPGSINQAHQPDEYLETRFIKPTRELITQVVHHFCWH from the coding sequence ATGAAAATGAATTTGCCGCCATTTATCGAGATTTACCGCGCCCTGATAGCGACACCGTCGATCAGCGCAACGGAAGAAGCACTGGATCAGAGCAATGCGTCTTTAATCAATTTGCTGGCAGGATGGTTTGGCGACCTCGGCTTCAATGTTGAAGTGCAGCCGGTACCCGGCACACGCAATAAATTCAACATGCTTGCCAGTGCAGGAACGGGCGCAGGCGGCCTGCTGTTGACCGGTCACACCGATACGGTGCCTTATGATGATGGGCGCTGGACGCGCGATCCGTTTACGCTGACTGAGCATGACAACAAGCTCTACGGCCTCGGCACCGCCGATATGAAAGGCTTTTTTGCCTTTATCCTCGATGCGTTGCGTGACGTCGATGTGACAAAACTGAGCAAGCCGCTGTATATCCTCGCCACCGCCGATGAAGAAACCAGCATGGCTGGCGCACGTTATTTCTCCGAGAACACGCAACTGCGCCCGGACTGCGCCATTATCGGCGAGCCGACCTCGCTGCAACCGGTTCGCGCGCATAAAGGCCATATTTCCAATGCCATTCGTATTCTGGGCCAATCCGGCCACTCCAGCGATCCGGCGCGCGGCGTCAACGCGATTGAACTGATGCACGACGCCATCGGCCATATTCTGCAACTGCGCGACAGCCTGAAAGAGCGTTATCACTACGATGCGTTCACCGTGCCTTATCCGACGCTGAACCTTGGGCACATTCACGGTGGTGATGCGGCAAACCGTATCTGCGCCTGCTGTGAATTACATATGGATATTCGCCCGCTGCCGGGTATGACGCTGAACGATTTGAACGGCTTGCTTAATGATGCGCTGGAGCCGGTCAGTTCCCGCTGGCCGGGCCGCCTGACCATTTCCGAGCTGCACCCGCCAATTCCAGGTTATGAATGCCCGCCGGATCATCAATTGGTGGCGGTGGTGGAAAAACTGCTCGGTGTAGAAACCGACGTGGTGAACTACTGCACCGAAGCGCCGTTTATTCAAACGCTGTGCCCAACGTTGGTGCTCGGTCCTGGCTCAATCAACCAGGCGCACCAACCGGATGAATACCTGGAAACGCGCTTTATTAAGCCAACACGCGAACTTATTACGCAGGTTGTGCACCATTTCTGTTGGCATTAA
- the ppc gene encoding phosphoenolpyruvate carboxylase: MNEQYSALRSNVSMLGKLLGDTIKDALGENILDRVETIRKLSKSSRAGNEADRQELLTTLQNLSNDELLPVARAFSQFLNLANTAEQYHSISAKGEAANNPEVIARTIRKLKDQPHLNEATIIKAVEALSLELVLTAHPTEITRRTLIHKMVEVNACLKQLDNGDIADYERHQLMRRLRQLIAQSWHTDEIRRNRPSPVDEAKWGFAVVENSLWEGVPNYLRELNEQLEENLNYKLPVDFVPVRFTSWMGGDRDGNPNVTADITRHVLLLSRWKATDLFLKDIQLLISELSMVECTDELRELAGAEGAREPYRYLMKKLRSDLMATQTWLEARLKGQKLPKPAGLLTQNEQLWEPLYACYKSLQACGMGIIANGELLDTLRRVKSFGVPLVRIDIRQESTRHTEALGELTRYLGIGDYESWSEADKQAFLIRELNSKRPLLPRQWEPSEETREVLDTCRVIAEAPRGSIAAYVISMAKTPSDVLAVHLLLKEAGIGFALPVAPLFETLDDLNNADDVMTQLLNIDWYRGFIQGKQMVMIGYSDSAKDAGVMAASWAQYQAQDALIKTCEKAGIELTLFHGRGGSIGRGGAPAHAALLSQPPGSLKGGLRVTEQGEMIRFKYGLPEVTISSLSLYTSAIMEANLLPPPEPKSEWRHIMDSLSATSCEMYRGYVRENKDFVPYFRSATPEQELGKLPLGSRPAKRRPTGGVESLRAIPWIFAWTQNRLMLPAWLGAGAALQKVVEDGKQSELEAMCRDWPFFSTRLGMLEMVFSKADLWLAEYYDQRLVKPELWPLGEELRKQLEADINVVLDIANDSHLMADLPWIAESIQLRNIYTDPLNVLQAELLHRSRLAEEQSQEPDSRVEQALMVTIAGVAAGMRNTG; this comes from the coding sequence ATGAACGAACAATATTCCGCTTTGCGTAGTAATGTCAGTATGCTCGGCAAACTGCTGGGAGATACCATCAAGGATGCACTGGGCGAGAACATTCTCGACCGGGTTGAAACGATCCGTAAGCTGTCCAAATCTTCTCGCGCCGGAAACGAAGCCGACCGTCAGGAGCTGCTCACCACCTTGCAGAATCTGTCCAATGACGAGCTGTTGCCGGTTGCGCGCGCCTTTAGCCAGTTCCTGAATCTGGCGAACACCGCGGAGCAGTACCACAGCATTTCAGCAAAAGGCGAAGCGGCGAATAACCCGGAAGTGATTGCCCGCACCATCAGAAAGCTGAAAGACCAACCTCATCTCAACGAAGCCACCATTATTAAAGCGGTTGAAGCGCTGTCGCTGGAGCTGGTGCTGACCGCCCACCCGACCGAGATCACGCGCCGTACGCTGATCCACAAAATGGTGGAAGTGAACGCCTGCTTAAAGCAGCTGGATAACGGCGATATCGCCGATTACGAACGCCACCAGCTCATGCGCCGTCTGCGCCAGCTGATTGCCCAGTCCTGGCACACGGATGAAATCCGCCGCAACCGCCCAAGCCCGGTAGATGAAGCCAAATGGGGCTTTGCGGTGGTGGAAAACAGTCTGTGGGAAGGCGTGCCGAATTACCTGCGCGAACTGAACGAACAGCTGGAAGAGAACCTCAATTACAAGCTACCGGTAGATTTTGTCCCGGTGCGCTTTACCTCCTGGATGGGCGGCGACCGTGACGGCAACCCGAACGTTACCGCCGATATTACCCGCCACGTGCTGCTGCTCAGCCGCTGGAAAGCAACCGACTTGTTCCTGAAAGATATCCAGTTGCTGATTTCCGAACTGTCGATGGTTGAGTGCACCGACGAGTTGCGCGAACTGGCCGGTGCCGAAGGCGCGCGCGAGCCGTATCGCTACCTGATGAAAAAACTGCGCAGCGATCTGATGGCCACGCAAACCTGGCTGGAAGCACGTCTGAAAGGCCAGAAACTGCCGAAACCTGCCGGGCTGCTGACGCAGAATGAGCAACTTTGGGAGCCGCTGTACGCCTGTTATAAATCCCTGCAAGCCTGCGGCATGGGCATTATCGCCAATGGCGAACTGCTCGATACGTTACGCCGCGTGAAGAGTTTCGGCGTGCCGTTGGTGCGTATCGATATTCGTCAGGAAAGCACTCGCCACACCGAAGCGCTGGGCGAACTGACCCGCTATCTCGGCATTGGCGATTACGAAAGTTGGTCGGAAGCCGATAAACAAGCGTTCCTGATCCGCGAACTGAATTCCAAACGCCCGCTGCTGCCACGCCAGTGGGAGCCGAGCGAAGAAACCCGCGAGGTGCTGGACACCTGCCGGGTGATCGCCGAAGCGCCGCGGGGATCCATCGCCGCCTATGTGATCTCCATGGCGAAAACGCCGTCCGACGTGCTGGCCGTGCACCTGCTGCTAAAAGAAGCCGGTATCGGTTTTGCGCTGCCGGTCGCACCGCTGTTTGAAACTCTTGATGACCTGAACAACGCCGACGATGTGATGACCCAGTTGCTGAATATCGACTGGTATCGCGGCTTTATTCAGGGCAAACAGATGGTGATGATTGGCTATTCCGACTCCGCGAAAGACGCGGGCGTGATGGCCGCAAGCTGGGCGCAATACCAGGCGCAAGACGCGCTGATTAAAACCTGCGAGAAAGCCGGTATCGAACTGACGCTGTTCCACGGTCGCGGCGGCTCCATTGGTCGTGGCGGTGCGCCAGCACACGCCGCGCTGCTTTCGCAACCGCCAGGCAGCCTGAAAGGCGGCCTGCGCGTGACCGAACAGGGTGAGATGATTCGCTTTAAGTACGGTCTGCCGGAAGTCACCATCAGCAGCCTGTCGCTGTACACCAGCGCCATTATGGAAGCGAATCTGCTGCCGCCGCCGGAGCCGAAAAGCGAATGGCGTCATATTATGGACTCACTGTCGGCCACCTCCTGCGAGATGTACCGCGGTTATGTGCGCGAAAACAAAGACTTTGTGCCCTATTTCCGCTCTGCGACACCGGAACAGGAGCTGGGCAAACTGCCGCTGGGTTCCCGCCCGGCAAAACGTCGCCCGACCGGCGGCGTGGAATCCCTGCGCGCCATTCCGTGGATCTTCGCCTGGACGCAAAACCGCTTAATGCTGCCAGCGTGGCTCGGTGCCGGCGCGGCGCTGCAAAAAGTGGTGGAAGACGGCAAGCAGAGCGAACTGGAAGCGATGTGTCGCGACTGGCCGTTCTTCTCAACGCGCCTTGGTATGCTGGAGATGGTCTTCTCGAAAGCCGACCTGTGGCTGGCAGAATATTACGATCAGCGCCTGGTGAAACCGGAGCTGTGGCCGCTGGGTGAAGAGCTGCGTAAGCAACTGGAAGCAGACATCAACGTGGTGCTGGATATCGCCAACGATTCGCACCTGATGGCCGATCTGCCGTGGATTGCCGAGTCTATCCAGCTACGCAACATTTATACCGACCCGCTCAACGTGTTGCAGGCCGAGTTGCTGCACCGCTCGCGCCTTGCGGAAGAGCAAAGTCAGGAGCCGGACAGCCGTGTCGAACAGGCGTTGATGGTCACCATCGCCGGGGTTGCTGCGGGTATGCGTAACACGGGTTAA
- a CDS encoding phosphoethanolamine transferase CptA, whose protein sequence is MRSTQTHVKQSFSVKALGWVLLYFWYFSTVLQAAIFISGYSGTNGLRDSLLFSSLWFIPVFLLPRYTRILAAVIGIVLWAASLSMLCYYVIYGQEFSQSVLFVMFETNTHEASEFLGQYFSLKIVLIALAYTAGAIFLWTRLRPVYIPNPWRWLVSFALLYGLILNPIAMNMLKNKQDLAKASSGLVSRLEPAAPWQLVMGYVQYRNQLASLNKLLDKNNALPPLANLQDTSGDAPRTLVLVIGESTQRGRMSLYGYPRETTPELDALHKNDPRMTLFNDVVTSRPYTIEILQQALTFADEKNPDLYLTQPSLMNMMKQAGYKTFWITNQQTMTERNTMLTVFSKQTDVQFYMNQQRTQSAREYDTNVLQPFKTVLADPAPKKFIIVHLLGTHIRYDFRYPKDWGTFTDKTDHQPAGLDHDQSETYNNYDDANRFNDHVVASLINDYKATDPNGFLLYFSDHGEEVYDTPPHNIQGRNEAEPTRHMYTIPFILWTSDKWQAVHPRDLAADANRKYSSSQLIHTWSDLAGLRYDGYDPTRSVVSPQFVEATRWIGNPYKKNALRDYDALPYGDQIANQ, encoded by the coding sequence ATGCGTTCCACTCAAACTCACGTTAAACAGTCGTTTAGTGTGAAAGCCCTTGGTTGGGTTCTTCTCTATTTTTGGTATTTCTCCACGGTATTGCAGGCCGCTATTTTCATCAGCGGTTATAGCGGAACCAACGGACTTCGCGATTCGCTGCTGTTCAGCTCGCTATGGTTTATTCCGGTCTTCCTGCTGCCGCGCTATACGCGAATCCTCGCCGCAGTTATCGGCATCGTATTGTGGGCGGCCTCGCTGTCGATGCTCTGTTATTACGTCATCTACGGGCAAGAGTTCTCGCAGAGCGTGTTGTTTGTGATGTTCGAAACGAACACCCATGAAGCGAGCGAGTTTTTAGGCCAGTACTTCAGCCTGAAGATTGTGCTGATTGCGCTGGCGTACACCGCTGGTGCGATTTTCCTCTGGACGCGCCTGCGCCCGGTTTATATCCCGAACCCGTGGCGCTGGCTGGTTTCCTTTGCCCTGCTTTATGGATTGATCCTCAATCCGATAGCAATGAATATGCTGAAGAACAAACAGGATCTGGCAAAAGCCTCGTCGGGCCTGGTCTCCCGGCTGGAGCCCGCCGCGCCGTGGCAACTGGTGATGGGCTATGTGCAATATCGTAATCAGTTGGCTAGCCTCAACAAGCTGCTCGACAAGAACAACGCGTTACCGCCGCTGGCGAATTTGCAAGACACCTCCGGTGATGCGCCGCGTACGCTGGTGCTGGTGATTGGCGAATCCACGCAGCGGGGTCGGATGAGCCTGTATGGTTACCCGCGCGAAACCACGCCGGAACTGGATGCGCTACATAAAAACGACCCGCGAATGACGCTGTTTAACGATGTGGTGACCTCGCGTCCGTATACCATTGAAATCCTGCAACAGGCGCTCACCTTCGCGGATGAGAAGAATCCTGACCTGTATCTGACACAGCCGTCGCTGATGAACATGATGAAGCAGGCCGGGTATAAAACGTTCTGGATCACCAACCAGCAGACGATGACCGAGCGCAACACCATGTTGACGGTGTTCTCGAAACAGACCGATGTGCAGTTCTATATGAACCAGCAGCGCACACAAAGTGCGCGCGAATACGACACCAACGTGTTGCAGCCGTTTAAAACGGTGCTCGCCGACCCTGCACCGAAGAAATTCATCATTGTGCATTTGCTGGGTACGCACATTCGCTACGACTTCCGTTACCCGAAAGACTGGGGCACGTTTACGGATAAGACCGATCATCAGCCCGCGGGGCTCGACCACGATCAGTCCGAAACGTACAACAATTATGACGATGCCAACCGCTTTAACGATCATGTTGTCGCCTCGCTGATTAATGACTACAAAGCGACGGATCCTAACGGCTTCCTGCTTTACTTCTCCGACCACGGTGAAGAGGTTTACGACACACCGCCGCATAACATTCAGGGGCGTAACGAAGCAGAGCCGACGCGCCACATGTACACCATTCCTTTTATCCTCTGGACCTCGGATAAATGGCAGGCCGTACATCCGCGTGATTTGGCAGCCGACGCCAACCGCAAATACAGCAGTTCGCAGTTGATCCACACCTGGTCAGATTTGGCGGGTTTACGCTATGACGGCTACGATCCGACGCGTTCGGTTGTCAGCCCGCAGTTTGTCGAAGCGACCCGCTGGATTGGTAACCCGTACAAAAAGAATGCGTTACGGGATTACGACGCACTGCCCTATGGCGATCAAATCGCCAATCAATAA
- a CDS encoding helix-turn-helix transcriptional regulator — protein MSHDVSHLISRLINGPAPLRQIRFAAVSGSAPALACQVDFPRLEIVLEGALTDAGITGDTSLMTQHDVLYVPAGGWNCQQWQAPATTLSVLFAKQQLSFSVTQWDGMALQNLVKQHVARRGPRVGAFLLQTLHEMQMQPREQQTARLIVTSLLSHCSDLLGSQIQTASRSQALFEAVRDYIDEHYAMPLTRESVAQAFYISPNYLSHLFQKTGAIGFNEYLNHTRLEHAKTLLKGYDLKVKEVAHSCGFADSNYFCRLFRKNTERSPSEYRQQYHSHLTEKPLGEK, from the coding sequence ATGAGCCACGACGTCAGTCATCTTATCTCGCGCCTGATCAACGGTCCGGCACCGCTGCGGCAAATCCGTTTCGCGGCCGTGAGCGGATCAGCACCTGCGCTGGCCTGTCAGGTTGATTTTCCGCGTCTGGAGATTGTGCTGGAAGGCGCGTTAACCGATGCCGGGATCACCGGGGACACATCGTTGATGACGCAACATGATGTTCTGTATGTCCCCGCTGGCGGCTGGAATTGTCAGCAATGGCAGGCTCCCGCGACAACGTTAAGCGTGTTATTTGCTAAGCAGCAACTGAGTTTTAGCGTCACGCAATGGGATGGCATGGCGCTACAAAACCTGGTGAAACAGCATGTTGCCCGCCGCGGCCCGCGTGTTGGCGCATTCCTGCTGCAAACATTACATGAGATGCAGATGCAGCCGCGCGAACAACAAACCGCCCGATTGATTGTCACCAGCCTGCTGAGCCACTGTAGCGACCTGCTCGGTAGCCAGATCCAAACCGCGTCCCGCAGCCAGGCGCTGTTCGAAGCAGTTCGTGACTATATCGACGAACATTACGCCATGCCGCTGACCCGCGAATCGGTCGCGCAGGCGTTTTATATCTCCCCCAATTATCTCTCCCATTTATTCCAGAAAACCGGCGCCATCGGCTTTAATGAATACCTCAATCACACGAGGCTGGAACATGCGAAAACCCTGCTTAAAGGCTACGACCTGAAAGTAAAAGAAGTGGCGCACAGCTGCGGGTTTGCGGACAGCAATTACTTCTGCCGCCTGTTTCGAAAAAACACCGAACGTTCGCCCTCTGAATATCGCCAGCAATACCACAGCCATCTCACTGAAAAACCGCTCGGCGAGAAATAA
- the fsa gene encoding fructose-6-phosphate aldolase, with translation MELYLDTANVAEVERLARIYPLAGVTTNPSIIAAGNVSVWDVLPRLQNAIGPQGRLFAQVMSRNAEGMVSEAKRFNNALPDIVVKIPVTAEGLAAIKQLRKEGIVTLGTAVYSATQGLLAALAGAKYVAPYVNRVDAQGGDGVRMVQELQTLLQLHAPESKVLAASFKTPRQALDCLLAGCEAITLPLDVAQQMLNTPAVESAIEKFEQDWKTAFGNLNV, from the coding sequence ATGGAACTGTATCTGGATACCGCAAATGTGGCCGAAGTGGAGCGTCTGGCGCGTATTTATCCGCTGGCGGGCGTAACGACTAACCCCAGCATTATCGCGGCGGGCAACGTGTCAGTGTGGGATGTGTTACCGCGTCTGCAAAATGCCATTGGCCCGCAAGGCAGGCTGTTTGCCCAGGTCATGAGCCGTAACGCAGAGGGCATGGTAAGCGAGGCAAAGCGTTTCAATAACGCGCTGCCGGACATTGTGGTCAAAATCCCGGTTACCGCCGAAGGCCTCGCCGCGATCAAACAATTGCGTAAAGAGGGCATTGTCACACTAGGCACGGCGGTATATAGCGCCACGCAAGGTTTGTTAGCCGCGCTGGCCGGTGCGAAATATGTCGCGCCTTATGTTAATCGCGTTGATGCGCAGGGCGGCGACGGCGTGCGCATGGTGCAAGAGTTGCAAACCTTGCTGCAACTGCATGCGCCAGAAAGCAAAGTGCTGGCCGCCAGCTTCAAAACACCACGCCAGGCGCTCGACTGCCTGTTAGCCGGATGTGAAGCTATTACGCTTCCTTTAGACGTAGCGCAACAAATGCTCAATACGCCAGCAGTAGAGTCAGCAATTGAGAAGTTTGAGCAGGACTGGAAAACGGCTTTTGGCAACCTCAACGTATAG
- the gldA gene encoding bifunctional L-1,2-propanediol dehydrogenase/glycerol dehydrogenase — translation MDRIIQSPGKYIQGADVITRLGDYLKPLADRWLVVGDKFVLGFAQETLQKSLSNAGLACEVAPFGGECSQTEIDRLRGIAQEARCGAVLGIGGGKTLDTAKALAHFMQLPVAIAPTIASTDAPCSALSVIYTDNGEFDRYLLLPNNPDRVIVDTKIVAGAPARLLAAGIGDALSTWFEARACSRSGAKTMAGGQCTQSALALAELCYNTLLEEGEKAMLAAEQHVVTPALERVVEANTFLSGVGFESGGLAAAHAIHNGLTALPDTHPFYHGEKVAFGTLTHLVLENAPIEEIETVAALCHTVGLPITLEQLDIKTDIPTKMRIVAQAACAEGETIHNMPGGATPDQVYAALLVADQYGQRFLGEWE, via the coding sequence ATGGATCGCATCATCCAGTCGCCAGGCAAGTACATCCAGGGTGCAGACGTTATCACCCGTCTCGGCGACTATCTCAAACCGCTGGCCGACCGCTGGTTGGTCGTTGGCGATAAATTCGTTCTCGGCTTTGCGCAGGAAACCCTGCAAAAAAGCCTGTCCAATGCCGGACTGGCGTGCGAAGTGGCGCCGTTCGGCGGTGAATGTTCACAAACTGAAATCGACCGCTTGCGCGGCATCGCCCAGGAAGCTCGCTGTGGCGCAGTGCTGGGGATCGGCGGCGGTAAAACGCTGGATACCGCAAAAGCGCTGGCGCATTTTATGCAGTTGCCGGTCGCCATTGCGCCGACCATTGCGTCCACCGATGCGCCGTGCAGCGCGCTGTCGGTTATCTACACCGACAACGGCGAGTTCGACCGTTATCTGTTGCTTCCCAATAATCCTGACCGCGTGATTGTCGACACTAAAATCGTCGCCGGTGCGCCCGCGCGTTTGCTGGCAGCGGGGATTGGCGATGCGCTCTCCACCTGGTTTGAAGCCCGCGCCTGTTCACGCAGCGGCGCGAAAACCATGGCGGGCGGGCAATGCACGCAATCCGCACTCGCGCTAGCGGAGCTCTGTTACAACACACTGTTGGAAGAGGGTGAGAAAGCGATGCTGGCCGCAGAGCAACATGTGGTTACGCCCGCGCTGGAGCGTGTCGTCGAGGCCAATACGTTTCTCAGCGGCGTCGGTTTTGAGAGCGGCGGACTGGCGGCGGCGCATGCCATCCACAATGGCTTAACCGCGCTTCCTGACACGCACCCTTTCTATCACGGTGAGAAAGTGGCGTTCGGCACCTTAACCCACCTGGTGCTGGAAAACGCGCCGATTGAGGAGATCGAAACGGTCGCCGCGCTGTGCCATACCGTCGGTTTACCAATCACGCTGGAACAACTGGATATCAAAACCGATATTCCGACCAAGATGCGCATTGTGGCGCAGGCAGCCTGTGCGGAAGGCGAAACCATTCACAATATGCCGGGCGGTGCAACGCCGGATCAGGTGTATGCGGCGCTGTTGGTCGCCGACCAGTATGGTCAACGTTTTTTAGGTGAGTGGGAATAG
- the metF gene encoding methylenetetrahydrofolate reductase → MSFFHANQREALNQSLAEVHGQINVSFEFFPPRTSEMEQTLWSSIDRLSSLKPKFVSVTYGANSGERDRTHSIIKGIKDRTGLEAVPHLTCIDATRDELRTIAQDYWNNGIRHIVALRGDLPPGGGKPDMYAADLVALLKEVADFDISVAAYPEVHPEAKSAQADLLNLKRKVDAGASRAITQFFFDVESYLRFRDRCASTGIDVEIIPGILPVSNFKQAKKFADMTNVRIPAWMSQMFEGLDDDAETRKLVGANIAMDMVKILSREGVKDFHFYTLNRAEMSYAICHTLGVRPA, encoded by the coding sequence ATGAGCTTTTTTCACGCCAACCAGCGGGAAGCCCTGAATCAGAGCCTGGCGGAAGTACACGGCCAGATTAATGTTTCGTTCGAATTTTTCCCGCCGCGCACCAGTGAAATGGAACAGACCTTGTGGAGCTCCATCGATCGCTTAAGCAGCCTGAAGCCGAAATTTGTTTCGGTGACTTACGGCGCGAACTCTGGCGAGCGCGACCGCACCCACAGCATTATCAAAGGCATTAAAGATCGCACCGGGCTTGAAGCCGTGCCGCATCTGACCTGTATCGACGCCACGCGCGATGAACTGCGCACTATCGCGCAGGATTACTGGAATAACGGTATTCGCCATATCGTTGCGCTGCGCGGTGATTTACCGCCGGGCGGCGGTAAACCGGATATGTACGCTGCCGATTTGGTCGCGCTGTTAAAAGAGGTGGCTGACTTCGATATTTCTGTCGCGGCTTACCCGGAAGTGCACCCGGAAGCGAAAAGCGCGCAAGCCGATCTGCTCAATCTGAAACGGAAAGTCGATGCCGGTGCCAGTCGTGCGATTACGCAGTTCTTCTTCGATGTTGAAAGTTACCTGCGTTTTCGCGATCGCTGTGCCTCGACCGGTATCGACGTCGAAATCATTCCTGGCATCCTGCCGGTGTCTAACTTTAAGCAGGCGAAAAAGTTCGCGGATATGACCAACGTGCGTATCCCGGCGTGGATGTCACAAATGTTTGAAGGGTTGGATGACGATGCGGAAACCCGCAAGCTGGTGGGCGCGAATATCGCCATGGATATGGTGAAGATCCTCAGTCGTGAAGGGGTGAAGGATTTCCACTTCTACACACTGAACCGCGCTGAAATGAGTTATGCGATTTGCCACACATTGGGCGTTCGCCCGGCGTAA